One Thermodesulfovibrionales bacterium DNA window includes the following coding sequences:
- a CDS encoding GSU2403 family nucleotidyltransferase fold protein: MEILIKNRNIFPAEIQELLQAFFSVGFFDESLLIGSWVMPLYQEAFGIPYVLRTMDIDFAVEFALSDRAKKVDLEKIITDLGYIPVVMQSGVRRFSRENFTIEFVAHRKGGRADEIVSIRKWNIVASPLPFVDLLLSFPFTADFGDFKARAPLPEAFFVHKLITAQRRPGESKKDKDLDQCSIIARHLDLKRLDSVIGSLKLSNKTKRAIKASCEAIDFPPQQLGLE, encoded by the coding sequence ATGGAAATACTGATTAAGAACAGGAACATTTTCCCGGCTGAAATCCAGGAACTTCTGCAGGCGTTCTTTTCGGTCGGCTTTTTTGATGAATCGCTGCTGATTGGCAGTTGGGTGATGCCTCTCTATCAGGAGGCTTTCGGCATTCCTTACGTATTACGGACGATGGACATAGATTTTGCGGTCGAATTTGCCCTTTCGGACCGGGCCAAGAAAGTCGACCTCGAAAAGATTATTACAGATCTCGGCTATATCCCGGTTGTCATGCAGTCTGGCGTTCGCAGGTTTTCCCGTGAGAATTTCACCATTGAGTTTGTTGCCCATCGCAAGGGCGGAAGGGCGGACGAAATTGTATCAATCAGAAAATGGAACATTGTGGCATCGCCTCTTCCTTTCGTTGATCTCCTCCTCAGTTTTCCTTTTACCGCTGATTTTGGAGATTTCAAAGCACGGGCGCCACTGCCTGAAGCTTTCTTTGTCCATAAGTTGATTACTGCACAGAGAAGGCCGGGGGAGAGCAAGAAAGATAAGGACCTCGACCAGTGTTCTATTATTGCCCGGCATCTTGATCTTAAGCGATTGGATTCGGTTATCGGATCACTGAAGCTCAGCAATAAGACGAAAAGAGCAATAAAAGCTTCATGCGAGGCGATAGATTTTCCTCCACAACAGTTAGGATTAGAATGA